Proteins encoded together in one Tripterygium wilfordii isolate XIE 37 chromosome 14, ASM1340144v1, whole genome shotgun sequence window:
- the LOC120014382 gene encoding double-stranded RNA-binding protein 2-like, which produces MYKNQLQELAQRSCFNLPSYASIREGPDHAPRFKSTVNFNGEFFESPNFCTTLRQAEHTAAEVALNVLSKKGPSKVLAARVLDETGVYKNLLQETAHRAGLKLPVYTTVRSGPGHVPVYSCTVELAGMNFTGEPAKTKKQAQKNAAMSAWSALKILSKSSFSSSSSPTPTEYAGNDEQEQVIVARYLGTLQPQDANNLGQRDRQLQCRPGPAVPYRGGRSFHSSEPQKWAYSRFWPEVPMLHISPQDMASWQLSHQLALSSAPSISSRPQIFPFCQSIPQPDYRPYLFAQEQEPVPNVPGIGSPLYFSNYAMPVPVRNDSGVTIGETEEKPQVEKELLNGEGDSDCGKSNLPSNVCMPSLIEVKGERKNVSSAPNTRILVHPESNEIEQGHRIPLKPMEAKFRPRGQNADVAKFRSTNPHILNYLQSKSMPQGIHKTGSPGAIRSSVPNSFAPPVMVRAASASPSGSLRPESSISPTPAPPTRIVSSKCSTRPWLQETKGMRGMAVAHTMAPAVHIRSVVPVCSAPPAKRSARPSQEVPYPDVERMRSEKQREDI; this is translated from the exons ATGTATAAGAACCAGTTGCAAGAATTAGCTCAGAGAAGCTGCTTTAACTTGCCGTCATACGCCTCTATACGAGAGGGACCAGACCATGCCCCTCGCTTCAAATCCACTGTTAATTTCAATGGCGAATTTTTCGAAAGCCCTAACTTCTGCACTACTCTCAGACAAGCAGAGCATACTGCAGCTGAGGTTGCCCTTAATGTTCTTTCCAAGAAAGGTCCCTCTAAAGTTCTGGCTGCAAGAGTTTTG GACGAAACTGGAGTTTACAAGAATTTGCTTCAAGAGACTGCTCACAGAGCCGGGTTGAAGCTTCCAGTTTATACTACTGTGCGATCAGGACCGGGCCATGTTCCTGTTTACTCTTGTACGGTGGAACTTGCTGGAATGAATTTTACAGGAGAACCAGCTAAAACCAAAAAGCAAGCGCAGAAAAATGCAGCAATGTCTGCTTGGTCTGCCttgaaaatat TGTCAAAATCGAGCTTTTCATCCTCTTCCTCTCCAACACCAACAGAGTATGCTGGCAACGATGAACAAGAACAAGTAATTGTTGCTCGTTACCTTGGTACTCTACAACCTCAAGATGCAAACAATTTGGGACAAAGAGACCGGCAATTGCAATGTCGTCCAGGTCCCGCGGTCCCGTATCGAGGAGGCAGATCATTTCATTCTTCAGAACCCCAAAAATGGGCATATTCTCGATTTTGGCCGGAAGTGCCAATGTTACATATTTCTCCTCAGGATATGGCCTCCTGGCAGCTGAGCCACCAATTGGCTCTTTCATCTGCACCCTCCATTTCCTCCAGACCTCAGATTTTCCCATTTTGTCAGTCTATACCGCAGCCAGATTACAGACCGTACTTATTCGCACAAGAGCAAGAACCTGTCCCCAATGTTCCAGGAATTGGCTCACCTCTGTACTTCTCAAACTACGCTATGCCTGTTCCAGTTAGAAACGATTCAGGGGTTACCATAGGAGAAACAGAAGAAAAGCCGCAAGTGGAAAAAGAGTTGCTTAATGGTGAAGGAGATTCTGATTGTGGGAAGAGCAATCTCCCATCAAATGTATGCATGCCTTCTTTAATCGAAGTTAAGGGCGAAAGAAAGAATGTCTCCTCAGCTCCAAACACCAGGATTTTGGTTCACCCAGAAAGCAATGAAATTGAACAGGGTCACCGGATCCCCCTTAAGCCCATGGAAGCCAAATTTAGACCCAGAGGACAAAATGCAGATGTGGCAAAGTTTAGGTCAACAAATCCGCATATATTGAATTACTTGCAGTCTAAATCTATGCCTCAGGGTATCCATAAGACTGGTTCTCCGGGGGCAATAAGAAGTTCTGTGCCAAATTCATTTGCACCTCCAGTGATGGTCAGAGCAGCCAGTGCTAGCCCTTCTGGTAGTCTCAGACCGGAGAGTTCAATCTCTCCAACACCTGCTCCACCAACAAGAATTGTCAGTTCTAAATGTTCCACAAGACCTTGGCTGCAAGAAACAAAGGGGATGAGAGGCATGGCTGTGGCGCATACTATGGCACCGGCAGTTCATATTCGCTCAGTAGTGCCAGTTTGTTCAGCTCCTCCCGCTAAGAGAAGCGCAAGGCCTAGCCAAGAGGTGCCCTATCCTGATGTTGAAAGGATGAGATCTGAAAAACAAAGGGAGGACATATGA
- the LOC120015765 gene encoding CASP-like protein 1D1, with product MTDKTDLESKAVEAPPPPPPPATTGANLFTVDVALRVLLFAAALVSVVVMSTAKQTELASVPGVPGVTVSLTAKFKHSPAFIYFVAALSVVGFYSIITSLASISVILKPNYQTLFSLLFVLGDVVALGLVASATGTAGGVAYIGLKGNSHVGWTKVCNVYDKFCRHIGSAVAVSLFGAVVLVALIFLSIFSIHRKIGK from the exons ATGACCGATAAGACCGACCTGGAATCCAAGGCCGTTGAggcaccaccacctcctcctcctccggcCACCACCGGGGCGAACCTCTTTACGGTGGATGTGGCTCTTAGGGTGTTGTTATTCGCGGCAGCACTAGTTTCAGTCGTTGTCATGTCCACTGCCAAGCAAACGGAGTTGGCTTCTGTGCCTGGTGTTCCTGGAGTCACAGTTAGCCTCACAGCCAAATTTAAACACTCCCCTGCCTTCAT ATACTTTGTTGCAGCATTGTCTGTGGTTGGATTTTATAGCATCATCACCTCTCTTGCATCAATTTCAGTCATATTAAAGCCAAATTATCAAACCCTGTTCTCCCTCTTATTTGTCCTTGGGGATGTG GTGGCGTTAGGGTTGGTAGCCTCGGCCACGGGCACCGCGGGTGGTGTCGCTTATATTGGATTGAAGGGCAACAGTCATGTTGGATGGACCAAGGTGTGCAATGTCTATGACAAATTCTGCAGACATATAGGGAGTGCCGTTGCGGTTTCATTGTTTGGTGCTGTTGTGCTTGTTGCGCTTATTTTCCTCTCTATTTTCTCCATTCACAGAAAGATTGGGAAGTAG
- the LOC120014682 gene encoding CASP-like protein 1E1, protein MESQMSSGNKVNGVMVEGGGARSSSSSVRAGDLVLRVLALVLTLTAAILMGVDKQTKVVPVVVSPNLPPLNVPVTAKSHYLSAFV, encoded by the coding sequence ATGGAGAGCCAAATGAGTAGTGGGAATAAGGTTAATGGCGTAATGGTGGAGGGTGGTGGTGCAAGATCTTCATCATCGTCAGTGAGGGCTGGTGATTTGGTTTTGAGGGTTTTGGCTTTGGTTCTTACTCTAACGGCTGCTATACTTATGGGTGTTGACAAGCAAACCAAGGTTGTTCCGGTGGTGGTGTCACCGAATCTGCCACCTCTGAATGTTCCGGTCACTGCTAAGTCGCATTACCTGTCTGCTTTTGTGTAA
- the LOC120014681 gene encoding transcription factor bHLH13-like, with protein MDQGCEIVEEEGINNLLLGIMEGYSGSAIPPLSIFSPCSKNHNHFEGFNLKKRSRPRNGEREEEEEEDFVTQSRKKERENREKMKKSYDVLQSMVPNLFPKSTNEQIVTKTIEHIRNLKKEIRILELLKLSSNSVAAEDKMSTTQNSSSIEVAVSGNVTFFGIRSEVRQSLVPKIFMVFHEYGAEVLAANIAVNHGQLTLSVTAIVAGNYIIENIRRDILVL; from the exons ATGGACCAAGGTTGTGAAATTGTAGAGGAGGAG GGGATCAACAATCTGTTATTGGGTATCATGGAGGGTTACAGTGGCTCTGCGATTCCACCATTGTCAATCTTCTCTCCTTGTTCCAAGAATCATAATCATTTTGAGGGTTTCAACTTGAAGAAACGAAGCAGACCCAGAAATGGTGagcgagaagaagaagaagaagaggatttcGTTACTCAGAGtaggaagaaagagagagagaatagagagaagatgaagaagagctATGATGTTCTTCAGTCTATGGTCCCTAATCTCTTCCCCAAG TCCACAAATGAGCAGATTGTTACTAAAACAATAGAACACATCAGGAATCTTAAAAAAGAGATCAGAATACTGGAGTTGCTAAAACTTTCATCAAACTCGGTGGCAGCAGAGGATAAGATGTCTACAACCCAAAACTCCTCCTCCATTGAGGTTGCTGTCTCAGGTAATGTCACATTCTTTGGTATTCGGTCGGAGGTTCGACAAAGTTTGGTTCCAAAGATTTTCATGGTCTTTCATGAGTATGGGGCTGAAGTTTTGGCGGCAAATATAGCAGTGAATCATGGTCAGCTAACACTCAGTGTGACAGCAATTGTGGCTGGGAATTATATCATTGAGAATATCAGAAGAGACATACTGGTTTTATGA
- the LOC120015153 gene encoding uncharacterized protein LOC120015153: protein MLALSNARRLGGLLKPPIRLCSAPDPTSLSSVTQISSHFIHQCHLHTAAAFSGAVQGSYYLQMRPHSMSLASPKMFFSTETSSVESGPTEAVKDLYDKMVESAVTKRTMPPNAWLWSLIENCKIHEDIKLLFDVLQKLRVFRLSNLRIHADFNCHLCQEISRACTRVGAIDFGKKTLWKHNVYGVTPTIASANHLLMYAKMHKDATLMIDTMKLIKKNDLPLQPSTAELVSRICYDTDNWGLLSKYCKRFIKAGVKLRQRTFDLWMDFAAKRGDTESLWKIEKLRSESMKQQSLLCGFACAKGFLLERKPEDAASVIRNLNQTLLAAKKSGIVVELQKLVDEWPSEVVKQKNEDERKVLVTSLKSDIPTMVAGLLNDGLEVTVNLEKLTENGEILC from the exons ATGCTAGCTCTCTCAAACGCGCGAAGGCTCGGTGGGCTTTTGAAGCCTCCGATTCGTCTCTGTTCAGCCCCAGATCCCACCTCCCTGTCTTCCGTCACTCAAATCTCCTCTCATTTTATTCACCAATGTCACCTCCACACCGCCGCCGCCTTTTCAG GGGCGGTTCAAGGGAGCTATTATCTTCAAATGCGACCACATTCTATGTCTCTGGCATCTCCGAAGATGTTCTTCTCTACTGAGACGAGTAGCGTGGAAAGCGGGCCTACAG AGGCCGTGAAGGATTTGTATGATAAAATGGTTGAATCGGCTGTTACCAAACGAACAATGCCGCCTAATGCATGGTTATGGTCACTGATTGAGAATTGTAAAATCCACGAGGATATTAAGCTCCTGTTTGATGTTTTACAGAAACTCCGTGTATTT CGGCTTTCAAATCTTCGAATACATGCGGATTTCAATTGCCATCTTTGCCAAGAGATTTCCAGGGCCTGTACTCGTGTTGGTGCCATTGACTTTG GAAAAAAGACTTTGTGGAAACATAACGTGTACGGAGTAACTCCAACCATCGCATCTGCCAACCATTTACTG ATGTATGCTAAAATGCACAAGGATGCTACTCTCATGATAGATACAATGAAACTAATAAAAAAGAATGACTTACCATTACAACCAAGTACAGCAGAACTTGTTTCCAG AATCTGTTATGATACGGATAATTGGGGTTTGCTCTCCAAGTATTGTAAAAGGTTTATCAAGGCTGGCGTAAAACTAAGACAAAGAACATTCGACTTATGGATGGATTTTGCTGCAAAGAGAG GAGATACGGAATCTCTATGGAAAATTGAGAAACTGAGATCTGAGTCAATGAAACAGCAAAGTCTTTTGTGTGGGTTCGCATGTGCTAAG GGTTTTCTGCTAGAACGTAAGCCTGAGGATGCTGCTTCTGTCATTCGAAACCTAAACCAG ACGTTACTTGCTGCAAAGAAATCAGGTATTGTGGTTGAACTACAGAAGCTGGTAGATGAGTGGCCCTCGGAGGTTGTCAAACAGAAAAACGAGGATGAGAGGAAG GTGTTGGTTACTTCATTAAAATCTGATATCCCCACCATGGTTGCTGGTTTACTAAATGATGGCTTAGAAGTTACCGTAAATTTGGAGAAATTGACTGAGAATGGAGAGATTCTATGTTGA